One genomic region from Zalophus californianus isolate mZalCal1 chromosome 2, mZalCal1.pri.v2, whole genome shotgun sequence encodes:
- the LOC113925247 gene encoding glycine cleavage system H protein, mitochondrial-like translates to MALRAVRSVRAAACSLRVASAPAAPCLMRPWGLRAGAVPTLGTGSTLLSVLGISNFAQEALGDVVYCSLPEVGTKLNKQDEFGALESVKAASELNSPLSGEVTEINEALAENPGLVNKSCYEDGWLIKIALSDPSELDELMSKEAYEKYIKSIEG, encoded by the exons ATGGCGCTGCGAGCGGTACGGAGCGTGCGGGCTGCGGCCTGCAGTCTGCGCGTCGCCTCGGCGCCCGCCGCACCATGCCTGATGCGGCCCTGGGGGCTGAGGGCCGGCGCCGTCCCGACACTGGGCACGGGCTCCACTCTGCTCTCCGTGC TGGGAATCAGCAATTTTGCACAGGAAGCTCTGGGAGATGTTGTTTACTGTAGTCTGCCTGAAGTTGGGACAAAACTGAACAAACAAGATGAGTTTGGTGCTTTGGAAAGTGTGAAAGCTGCTAGTGAACTCAATTCTCCTCTATCAGGAGAAGTAACTGAAATTAATGAAGCTCTTGCAGAAAATCCAGGACTTGTCAACAAATCTTGTTATGAAGATGGTTGGCTGATCAAGATAGCACTCAGTGATCCTTCAGAACTGGATGAATTAATGAGTAAAGAAGCATatgagaaatacataaaatctattgAGGGGTGA